In Candidatus Paceibacterota bacterium, a single genomic region encodes these proteins:
- a CDS encoding DsrE family protein gives MKVLMIINGSAYGLDSTYNAIRLSASLAKREDVEVTVFLMGDGVTAAMANQKTPDGYYKLDRMLSIVTRQGGKIECCGTCMDARGISEEMLIEGAKRSTMDALTDATLASDKVLVF, from the coding sequence ATGAAAGTACTTATGATTATCAATGGATCTGCCTATGGGCTGGATTCAACATATAACGCAATCCGTTTGTCGGCATCCCTTGCAAAACGCGAAGATGTTGAAGTCACCGTCTTTCTCATGGGTGACGGCGTCACTGCTGCAATGGCCAACCAGAAGACCCCGGATGGCTATTACAAGCTCGACCGAATGCTTTCCATCGTGACCCGACAAGGTGGGAAGATTGAATGCTGCGGAACGTGTATGGATGCCCGCGGAATTAGCGAGGAGATGCTCATCGAAGGTGCCAAGCGTTCAACAATGGATGCTCTCACCGATGCCACACTTGCCTCTGACAAGGTCCTAGTTTTCTAA